The Carassius auratus strain Wakin chromosome 27, ASM336829v1, whole genome shotgun sequence genome includes a region encoding these proteins:
- the LOC113045593 gene encoding pleckstrin homology domain-containing family M member 2-like isoform X4, translated as MDQLKVKDRILENISLSVKKLQSYFAACEDETPAIRNHDRVLQRLCEHLDHALLYGLQDISSGYWVLVLHFSRREAVQQIDELQHIATNLGRSRAWLYLALSESSLESYLRLFQENQGLLQKYYYKNALVCSHDHLTLFLTLVSGLEFIHFDLELDVPYLDVAPYMPEYYKPQNLLDFEERLPSSDSLSLHSFTSLTSTNLEWDDSAIAPSSEGELTDPVSGPRSSGLDPQTVVSDCVVLRASACTIRATSLSRSPTIQHNPFNEDSGTNTSADVTPVHMASRHDSKTGEDAEITNTELEVIRMARRRRHCKKRRGRGLTDSMSSEQNATSPDTEKCLQVVVERDIVLDDVNMDSRAPLEGPNGPVSESMRNGRQKGDDEDPEAGLRLPEMTDTSMDSVGEPLRDVMDRLNGSLHGESWQRSEGEEEENGTCTNHDGLPHQRPFREDSGGEPSDPRHSFLQAPLPPADFYCFTSQSPDPAAWCGGCNDSAGNGESQDVPVGDEDEGKAESPAAGQDPSIPVEMSAEEERNKEEKQEEDKDHTIQSSHAAEFKVDNNHLLLLVIHVFRENEEQLFKMVRMSTGHMEGDLQPLFLLLTDCYIYLLRKGAAEKPYTVEEAVSYNELDYISVGLHQQTITLVCTNRRRQFLLDTADSSLTVWFLTVLKAALENGCRELPYPSVLTDATMEKLALSKFVCQETPCELPEMSIRLYSLVHWEDPIDAVVASPTSPFSSRESSSTKEGALLYRARSTYLGKEVWKSCYLVLSNGILYQYAERTDVTPLMSVTMGGGHCGGCRRSNSSEKPHAFQVILTEHPPLVLSAENELEMAEWMQLICQSVSKGIIPHGVAPAPCIPCCLVLTDRKLLTCHQDCQTSFFRSLGGADLNDITAVCLEEDKEYCVIEFAEDRAQFLPPWVLYFSGCEERDRLLGELGKAWAAVYQVSLPRKPVSDPSVQKRCREAQELMKSAWQRSDSLHRGRSEREPWC; from the exons ATGGATCAACTCAAAGTCAAAGACAGGATCCTCgaaaacatctctctctctgtcaagaag TTGCAGAGTTACTTTGCCGCCTGTGAGGACGAGACGCCGGCAATCAGGAATCACGACCGGGTTCTTCAGCGGTTGTGTGAACACCTGGATCATGCTCTGCTTTATGG GCTGCAGGACATCTCATCGGGTTACTGGGTACTCGTATTACACTTCTCACGACGAGAGGCTGTCCAACAGATAGATGAGCTCCAGCACATAGCTACCAATCTTGGCCGAA GTCGTGCCTGGCTTTACTTGGCACTCAGTGAAAGTTCTTTAGAAAGCTACCTCCGACTTTTTCAAGAGAATCAAGGACTGCtccagaaatattattacaa AAATGCACTGGTTTGCAGTCATGACCATCTCACTCTGTTTCTTACGCTTGTCTCTGGGCTGGAGTTCATTCACTTTGACCTCGAATTG GATGTGCCATATCTGGATGTTGCTCCTTACATGCCAGAATACTACAAACCCCAGAATCTGTTGGATTTTGAGGAGAGGTTGCCAAGCTCGGATAGCCTGTCTCTGCACTCTTTCACGTCACTCACCTCTACTAACCTTGAGTGGGACGACAGCGCTATTGCCCCATCCAGTGAAG GAGAATTGACTGATCCAGTCAGTGGGCCCCGCTCCTCAGGATTGGACCCTCAGACTGTCGTCAGCGACTGCGTTGTATTGAGGGCCTCTGCATGCACCATCAGAGCCACATCTCTGTCGCGAAGCCCTACAATTCAGCACAATCCCTTCAATGAGGACTCAGGCACTAACACTTCCGCTGACGTCACCCCAGTGCACATGGCTAGCCGGCATGATTCAAAAACAGGAGAAGATGCTGAGATCACCAACACTGAGCTGGAAGTCATCAG AATGGCAAGGCGCAGAAGACATTGTAAGAAACGACGGGGAAGAGGGTTGACAGACTCTATGAGCAGTGAGCAGAATGCCACCTCTCCAGACACTGAGAAATGCCTTCAGGTTGTAGTTGAGAGAGACATTGTATTAGACGATGTTAATATGGACAGTCGGGCTCCTCTGGAGGGGCCAAATGGTCCTGTCTCAGAGTCTATGAGGAATGGGAGACAAAAAGGAGATGATGAAGATCCGGAGGCAGGGCTGAGGCTCCCTGAAATGACGGACACTTCTATGGACAGTGTGGGCGAACCCCTCCGTGATGTCATGGACAGGCTGAATGGTTCTTTGCATGGGGAAAGCTGGCAGCGAAGTGAaggtgaggaggaagagaatggaACTTGCACTAATCACGATGGACTCCCTCATCAGCGGCCCTTTCGAGAGGACTCAGGTGGTGAACCTTCAGACCCAAGACATAGCTTCCTTCAGGCCCCCCTGCCACCCGCGGACTTCTACTGCTTTACCTCCCAGAGTCCAGACCCTGCTGCCTGGTGTGGTGGGTGCAATGACTCTGCAGGGAATGGCGAGTCGCAGGATGTTCCTGTTGGCGATGAAGATGAGGGAAAAGCAGAATCACCAGCTGCAGGGCAGGATCCCTCCATCCCCGTAGAAATGTCAGCTGAGGAGGAACGGAATAAAGAAGAAAAGCAGGAGGAGGATAAAGACCACACAATACAGAGCTCTCATGCTGCAGAGTTTAA GGTGGATAACAATCACCTTCTGCTACTCGTGATTCATGTTTTCAGGGAGAATGAAGAACAGCTCTTTAAG atGGTGAGGATGAGCACAGGCCACATGGAAGGAGATTTGCAGCCTCTGTTTCTGCTGTTGACGGACTGCTACATTTACCTCTTACGAAAAG GGGCAGCAGAGAAGCCTTATACTGTTGAGGAGGCGGTATCTTATAATGAGCTGGACTACATCTCT GTGGGACTCCACCAGCAGACGATCACTTTAGTGTGCACTAACAGAAGACGGCAGTTCCTTTTAGACACAGCTGACTCATCTCTGACTGT CTGGTTCCTGACTGTGCTGAAAGCGGCCTTGGAAAATGGCTGTAGGGAGCTTCCCTACCCCTCTGTTCTCACTGACGCCACCATGGAGAAACTTGCTCTTTCTAAGTTTGTATGCCAAGAGACTCCCTGTGAG TTACCTGAGATGAGTATCCGCCTGTATTCTCTGGTTCACTGGGAGGACCCAATAGATGCAGTGGTGGCTTCACCAACATCTCCATTCAGCTCCAGAGAATCCAGTAGCACTAAAGAGGGGGCACTGTTGTACCGGGCCAGGAGCACTTATTTGGGGAAGGAAGTGTGGAAAAGCTGTTACTTGGTTCTCAG CAACGGCATCCTGTATCAGTATGCAGAGAGAACAGATGTTACACCTCTGATGTCTGTGACCATGGG GGGAGGGCACTGTGGAGGCTGTAGGCGTTCAAACAGCTCCGAGAAGCCTCATGCTTTTCAAGTGATTCTGACTGAACATCCTCCATTAGTGCTCAGTGCAGAAAACGAACTGGAAATGGCTGAATGGATGCAGCTGATTTGCCAGTCTGTCTCTAAAGGG ATTATTCCACATGGAGTAGCTCCTGCACCCTGTATTCCATGTTGCCTTGTACTCACAGACAGGAAGTTGCTCACATGTCACCAGGATTGCCAGACCAGTTTTTTCCGTTCCCTAGGAGGGGCTGATCTGAATGATATCACAGCTGTATGCCTGGAAGAGGATAAAGAATACTGTGTCATT GAATTTGCAGAAGATCGTGCTCAGTTTCTCCCACCCTGGGTTTTGTATTTTAGCGGATGTGAGGAGCGAGATCGGCTACTTGGAGAATTGGGTAAAGCATGGGCTGCTGTTTACCAG GTAAGCCTACCTCGTAAGCCGGTTTCAGACCCATCGGTGCAGAAGAGGTGTAGAGAAGCGCAGGAGCTGATGAAGAGTGCATGGCAGAGGAGTGACAGCCTACACAGAGGTCGATCAGAGAGAGAACCATGGTGCTGA
- the LOC113045593 gene encoding pleckstrin homology domain-containing family M member 2-like isoform X2 translates to MDQLKVKDRILENISLSVKKLQSYFAACEDETPAIRNHDRVLQRLCEHLDHALLYGLQDISSGYWVLVLHFSRREAVQQIDELQHIATNLGRSRAWLYLALSESSLESYLRLFQENQGLLQKYYYKNALVCSHDHLTLFLTLVSGLEFIHFDLELDVPYLDVAPYMPEYYKPQNLLDFEERLPSSDSLSLHSFTSLTSTNLEWDDSAIAPSSEDYDFGDIFPVLQSLPSADWEGELTDPVSGPRSSGLDPQTVVSDCVVLRASACTIRATSLSRSPTIQHNPFNEDSGTNTSADVTPVHMASRHDSKTGEDAEITNTELEVIRMARRRRHCKKRRGRGLTDSMSSEQNATSPDTEKCLQVVVERDIVLDDVNMDSRAPLEGPNGPVSESMRNGRQKGDDEDPEAGLRLPEMTDTSMDSVGEPLRDVMDRLNGSLHGESWQRSEGEEEENGTCTNHDGLPHQRPFREDSGGEPSDPRHSFLQAPLPPADFYCFTSQSPDPAAWCGGCNDSAGNGESQDVPVGDEDEGKAESPAAGQDPSIPVEMSAEEERNKEEKQEEDKDHTIQSSHAAEFKVDNNHLLLLVIHVFRENEEQLFKMVRMSTGHMEGDLQPLFLLLTDCYIYLLRKGAAEKPYTVEEAVSYNELDYISVGLHQQTITLVCTNRRRQFLLDTADSSLTVWFLTVLKAALENGCRELPYPSVLTDATMEKLALSKFVCQETPCELPEMSIRLYSLVHWEDPIDAVVASPTSPFSSRESSSTKEGALLYRARSTYLGKEVWKSCYLVLSNGILYQYAERTDVTPLMSVTMGGGHCGGCRRSNSSEKPHAFQVILTEHPPLVLSAENELEMAEWMQLICQSVSKGIIPHGVAPAPCIPCCLVLTDRKLLTCHQDCQTSFFRSLGGADLNDITAVCLEEDKEYCVIEFAEDRAQFLPPWVLYFSGCEERDRLLGELGKAWAAVYQVSLPRKPVSDPSVQKRCREAQELMKSAWQRSDSLHRGRSEREPWC, encoded by the exons ATGGATCAACTCAAAGTCAAAGACAGGATCCTCgaaaacatctctctctctgtcaagaag TTGCAGAGTTACTTTGCCGCCTGTGAGGACGAGACGCCGGCAATCAGGAATCACGACCGGGTTCTTCAGCGGTTGTGTGAACACCTGGATCATGCTCTGCTTTATGG GCTGCAGGACATCTCATCGGGTTACTGGGTACTCGTATTACACTTCTCACGACGAGAGGCTGTCCAACAGATAGATGAGCTCCAGCACATAGCTACCAATCTTGGCCGAA GTCGTGCCTGGCTTTACTTGGCACTCAGTGAAAGTTCTTTAGAAAGCTACCTCCGACTTTTTCAAGAGAATCAAGGACTGCtccagaaatattattacaa AAATGCACTGGTTTGCAGTCATGACCATCTCACTCTGTTTCTTACGCTTGTCTCTGGGCTGGAGTTCATTCACTTTGACCTCGAATTG GATGTGCCATATCTGGATGTTGCTCCTTACATGCCAGAATACTACAAACCCCAGAATCTGTTGGATTTTGAGGAGAGGTTGCCAAGCTCGGATAGCCTGTCTCTGCACTCTTTCACGTCACTCACCTCTACTAACCTTGAGTGGGACGACAGCGCTATTGCCCCATCCAGTGAAG ATTATGATTTTGGTGACATCTTCCCTGTGTTGCAGTCATTGCCAAGTGCAGACTGGGAAG GAGAATTGACTGATCCAGTCAGTGGGCCCCGCTCCTCAGGATTGGACCCTCAGACTGTCGTCAGCGACTGCGTTGTATTGAGGGCCTCTGCATGCACCATCAGAGCCACATCTCTGTCGCGAAGCCCTACAATTCAGCACAATCCCTTCAATGAGGACTCAGGCACTAACACTTCCGCTGACGTCACCCCAGTGCACATGGCTAGCCGGCATGATTCAAAAACAGGAGAAGATGCTGAGATCACCAACACTGAGCTGGAAGTCATCAG AATGGCAAGGCGCAGAAGACATTGTAAGAAACGACGGGGAAGAGGGTTGACAGACTCTATGAGCAGTGAGCAGAATGCCACCTCTCCAGACACTGAGAAATGCCTTCAGGTTGTAGTTGAGAGAGACATTGTATTAGACGATGTTAATATGGACAGTCGGGCTCCTCTGGAGGGGCCAAATGGTCCTGTCTCAGAGTCTATGAGGAATGGGAGACAAAAAGGAGATGATGAAGATCCGGAGGCAGGGCTGAGGCTCCCTGAAATGACGGACACTTCTATGGACAGTGTGGGCGAACCCCTCCGTGATGTCATGGACAGGCTGAATGGTTCTTTGCATGGGGAAAGCTGGCAGCGAAGTGAaggtgaggaggaagagaatggaACTTGCACTAATCACGATGGACTCCCTCATCAGCGGCCCTTTCGAGAGGACTCAGGTGGTGAACCTTCAGACCCAAGACATAGCTTCCTTCAGGCCCCCCTGCCACCCGCGGACTTCTACTGCTTTACCTCCCAGAGTCCAGACCCTGCTGCCTGGTGTGGTGGGTGCAATGACTCTGCAGGGAATGGCGAGTCGCAGGATGTTCCTGTTGGCGATGAAGATGAGGGAAAAGCAGAATCACCAGCTGCAGGGCAGGATCCCTCCATCCCCGTAGAAATGTCAGCTGAGGAGGAACGGAATAAAGAAGAAAAGCAGGAGGAGGATAAAGACCACACAATACAGAGCTCTCATGCTGCAGAGTTTAA GGTGGATAACAATCACCTTCTGCTACTCGTGATTCATGTTTTCAGGGAGAATGAAGAACAGCTCTTTAAG atGGTGAGGATGAGCACAGGCCACATGGAAGGAGATTTGCAGCCTCTGTTTCTGCTGTTGACGGACTGCTACATTTACCTCTTACGAAAAG GGGCAGCAGAGAAGCCTTATACTGTTGAGGAGGCGGTATCTTATAATGAGCTGGACTACATCTCT GTGGGACTCCACCAGCAGACGATCACTTTAGTGTGCACTAACAGAAGACGGCAGTTCCTTTTAGACACAGCTGACTCATCTCTGACTGT CTGGTTCCTGACTGTGCTGAAAGCGGCCTTGGAAAATGGCTGTAGGGAGCTTCCCTACCCCTCTGTTCTCACTGACGCCACCATGGAGAAACTTGCTCTTTCTAAGTTTGTATGCCAAGAGACTCCCTGTGAG TTACCTGAGATGAGTATCCGCCTGTATTCTCTGGTTCACTGGGAGGACCCAATAGATGCAGTGGTGGCTTCACCAACATCTCCATTCAGCTCCAGAGAATCCAGTAGCACTAAAGAGGGGGCACTGTTGTACCGGGCCAGGAGCACTTATTTGGGGAAGGAAGTGTGGAAAAGCTGTTACTTGGTTCTCAG CAACGGCATCCTGTATCAGTATGCAGAGAGAACAGATGTTACACCTCTGATGTCTGTGACCATGGG GGGAGGGCACTGTGGAGGCTGTAGGCGTTCAAACAGCTCCGAGAAGCCTCATGCTTTTCAAGTGATTCTGACTGAACATCCTCCATTAGTGCTCAGTGCAGAAAACGAACTGGAAATGGCTGAATGGATGCAGCTGATTTGCCAGTCTGTCTCTAAAGGG ATTATTCCACATGGAGTAGCTCCTGCACCCTGTATTCCATGTTGCCTTGTACTCACAGACAGGAAGTTGCTCACATGTCACCAGGATTGCCAGACCAGTTTTTTCCGTTCCCTAGGAGGGGCTGATCTGAATGATATCACAGCTGTATGCCTGGAAGAGGATAAAGAATACTGTGTCATT GAATTTGCAGAAGATCGTGCTCAGTTTCTCCCACCCTGGGTTTTGTATTTTAGCGGATGTGAGGAGCGAGATCGGCTACTTGGAGAATTGGGTAAAGCATGGGCTGCTGTTTACCAG GTAAGCCTACCTCGTAAGCCGGTTTCAGACCCATCGGTGCAGAAGAGGTGTAGAGAAGCGCAGGAGCTGATGAAGAGTGCATGGCAGAGGAGTGACAGCCTACACAGAGGTCGATCAGAGAGAGAACCATGGTGCTGA
- the LOC113045593 gene encoding pleckstrin homology domain-containing family M member 2-like isoform X3, with amino-acid sequence MDQLKVKDRILENISLSVKKLQSYFAACEDETPAIRNHDRVLQRLCEHLDHALLYGLQDISSGYWVLVLHFSRREAVQQIDELQHIATNLGRSRAWLYLALSESSLESYLRLFQENQGLLQKYYYKNALVCSHDHLTLFLTLVSGLEFIHFDLELDVPYLDVAPYMPEYYKPQNLLDFEERLPSSDSLSLHSFTSLTSTNLEWDDSAIAPSSEEGELTDPVSGPRSSGLDPQTVVSDCVVLRASACTIRATSLSRSPTIQHNPFNEDSGTNTSADVTPVHMASRHDSKTGEDAEITNTELEVIRMARRRRHCKKRRGRGLTDSMSSEQNATSPDTEKCLQVVVERDIVLDDVNMDSRAPLEGPNGPVSESMRNGRQKGDDEDPEAGLRLPEMTDTSMDSVGEPLRDVMDRLNGSLHGESWQRSEGEEEENGTCTNHDGLPHQRPFREDSGGEPSDPRHSFLQAPLPPADFYCFTSQSPDPAAWCGGCNDSAGNGESQDVPVGDEDEGKAESPAAGQDPSIPVEMSAEEERNKEEKQEEDKDHTIQSSHAAEFKVDNNHLLLLVIHVFRENEEQLFKMVRMSTGHMEGDLQPLFLLLTDCYIYLLRKGAAEKPYTVEEAVSYNELDYISVGLHQQTITLVCTNRRRQFLLDTADSSLTVWFLTVLKAALENGCRELPYPSVLTDATMEKLALSKFVCQETPCELPEMSIRLYSLVHWEDPIDAVVASPTSPFSSRESSSTKEGALLYRARSTYLGKEVWKSCYLVLSNGILYQYAERTDVTPLMSVTMGGGHCGGCRRSNSSEKPHAFQVILTEHPPLVLSAENELEMAEWMQLICQSVSKGIIPHGVAPAPCIPCCLVLTDRKLLTCHQDCQTSFFRSLGGADLNDITAVCLEEDKEYCVIEFAEDRAQFLPPWVLYFSGCEERDRLLGELGKAWAAVYQVSLPRKPVSDPSVQKRCREAQELMKSAWQRSDSLHRGRSEREPWC; translated from the exons ATGGATCAACTCAAAGTCAAAGACAGGATCCTCgaaaacatctctctctctgtcaagaag TTGCAGAGTTACTTTGCCGCCTGTGAGGACGAGACGCCGGCAATCAGGAATCACGACCGGGTTCTTCAGCGGTTGTGTGAACACCTGGATCATGCTCTGCTTTATGG GCTGCAGGACATCTCATCGGGTTACTGGGTACTCGTATTACACTTCTCACGACGAGAGGCTGTCCAACAGATAGATGAGCTCCAGCACATAGCTACCAATCTTGGCCGAA GTCGTGCCTGGCTTTACTTGGCACTCAGTGAAAGTTCTTTAGAAAGCTACCTCCGACTTTTTCAAGAGAATCAAGGACTGCtccagaaatattattacaa AAATGCACTGGTTTGCAGTCATGACCATCTCACTCTGTTTCTTACGCTTGTCTCTGGGCTGGAGTTCATTCACTTTGACCTCGAATTG GATGTGCCATATCTGGATGTTGCTCCTTACATGCCAGAATACTACAAACCCCAGAATCTGTTGGATTTTGAGGAGAGGTTGCCAAGCTCGGATAGCCTGTCTCTGCACTCTTTCACGTCACTCACCTCTACTAACCTTGAGTGGGACGACAGCGCTATTGCCCCATCCAGTGAAG AAGGAGAATTGACTGATCCAGTCAGTGGGCCCCGCTCCTCAGGATTGGACCCTCAGACTGTCGTCAGCGACTGCGTTGTATTGAGGGCCTCTGCATGCACCATCAGAGCCACATCTCTGTCGCGAAGCCCTACAATTCAGCACAATCCCTTCAATGAGGACTCAGGCACTAACACTTCCGCTGACGTCACCCCAGTGCACATGGCTAGCCGGCATGATTCAAAAACAGGAGAAGATGCTGAGATCACCAACACTGAGCTGGAAGTCATCAG AATGGCAAGGCGCAGAAGACATTGTAAGAAACGACGGGGAAGAGGGTTGACAGACTCTATGAGCAGTGAGCAGAATGCCACCTCTCCAGACACTGAGAAATGCCTTCAGGTTGTAGTTGAGAGAGACATTGTATTAGACGATGTTAATATGGACAGTCGGGCTCCTCTGGAGGGGCCAAATGGTCCTGTCTCAGAGTCTATGAGGAATGGGAGACAAAAAGGAGATGATGAAGATCCGGAGGCAGGGCTGAGGCTCCCTGAAATGACGGACACTTCTATGGACAGTGTGGGCGAACCCCTCCGTGATGTCATGGACAGGCTGAATGGTTCTTTGCATGGGGAAAGCTGGCAGCGAAGTGAaggtgaggaggaagagaatggaACTTGCACTAATCACGATGGACTCCCTCATCAGCGGCCCTTTCGAGAGGACTCAGGTGGTGAACCTTCAGACCCAAGACATAGCTTCCTTCAGGCCCCCCTGCCACCCGCGGACTTCTACTGCTTTACCTCCCAGAGTCCAGACCCTGCTGCCTGGTGTGGTGGGTGCAATGACTCTGCAGGGAATGGCGAGTCGCAGGATGTTCCTGTTGGCGATGAAGATGAGGGAAAAGCAGAATCACCAGCTGCAGGGCAGGATCCCTCCATCCCCGTAGAAATGTCAGCTGAGGAGGAACGGAATAAAGAAGAAAAGCAGGAGGAGGATAAAGACCACACAATACAGAGCTCTCATGCTGCAGAGTTTAA GGTGGATAACAATCACCTTCTGCTACTCGTGATTCATGTTTTCAGGGAGAATGAAGAACAGCTCTTTAAG atGGTGAGGATGAGCACAGGCCACATGGAAGGAGATTTGCAGCCTCTGTTTCTGCTGTTGACGGACTGCTACATTTACCTCTTACGAAAAG GGGCAGCAGAGAAGCCTTATACTGTTGAGGAGGCGGTATCTTATAATGAGCTGGACTACATCTCT GTGGGACTCCACCAGCAGACGATCACTTTAGTGTGCACTAACAGAAGACGGCAGTTCCTTTTAGACACAGCTGACTCATCTCTGACTGT CTGGTTCCTGACTGTGCTGAAAGCGGCCTTGGAAAATGGCTGTAGGGAGCTTCCCTACCCCTCTGTTCTCACTGACGCCACCATGGAGAAACTTGCTCTTTCTAAGTTTGTATGCCAAGAGACTCCCTGTGAG TTACCTGAGATGAGTATCCGCCTGTATTCTCTGGTTCACTGGGAGGACCCAATAGATGCAGTGGTGGCTTCACCAACATCTCCATTCAGCTCCAGAGAATCCAGTAGCACTAAAGAGGGGGCACTGTTGTACCGGGCCAGGAGCACTTATTTGGGGAAGGAAGTGTGGAAAAGCTGTTACTTGGTTCTCAG CAACGGCATCCTGTATCAGTATGCAGAGAGAACAGATGTTACACCTCTGATGTCTGTGACCATGGG GGGAGGGCACTGTGGAGGCTGTAGGCGTTCAAACAGCTCCGAGAAGCCTCATGCTTTTCAAGTGATTCTGACTGAACATCCTCCATTAGTGCTCAGTGCAGAAAACGAACTGGAAATGGCTGAATGGATGCAGCTGATTTGCCAGTCTGTCTCTAAAGGG ATTATTCCACATGGAGTAGCTCCTGCACCCTGTATTCCATGTTGCCTTGTACTCACAGACAGGAAGTTGCTCACATGTCACCAGGATTGCCAGACCAGTTTTTTCCGTTCCCTAGGAGGGGCTGATCTGAATGATATCACAGCTGTATGCCTGGAAGAGGATAAAGAATACTGTGTCATT GAATTTGCAGAAGATCGTGCTCAGTTTCTCCCACCCTGGGTTTTGTATTTTAGCGGATGTGAGGAGCGAGATCGGCTACTTGGAGAATTGGGTAAAGCATGGGCTGCTGTTTACCAG GTAAGCCTACCTCGTAAGCCGGTTTCAGACCCATCGGTGCAGAAGAGGTGTAGAGAAGCGCAGGAGCTGATGAAGAGTGCATGGCAGAGGAGTGACAGCCTACACAGAGGTCGATCAGAGAGAGAACCATGGTGCTGA